The Henningerozyma blattae CBS 6284 chromosome 7, complete genome region TTGCATATacttatttgaatttaagCTTCACTATTGACgcatttatatatattctttgctatattaactttttctttaattatgATTTACTACTGTATGTCAAAGAATGATTTAATCTAAAATCTTTTGCTTTTATTTTGTcggtattatttttcatgagtaagaattaaattttaatagaattagGATAACAACTAAATAACAATGTAACTACTTATTAAGTCTATAAACAGAGTACTTTTTTAGAATCAGTATGTATCTTATTAGAAATGATTGTTTCTAGTGATTGTATAAACAAGTTGTATGAATGATAAAGAAGTAAATTTAAGTACCTAACCTCAAATGTCTATTAGATTTTAACTGTATATTCAATCGAATATAACTTTATCAAAAAGTACAACCTGAATGTGGCTTTTTGTATCCAAACCTTTTGTCAGTGGCTGAGGGAATATAATTTCTCTAGATATGAGGCTCCTGAAGATTTGTACTTGTTATTAGTTTTCTTTAACATATGTAAATTACTTTCACCCTAATATCTGTGTATTTCCCTTTCATAATGTTATAGAAGCTATTTTACTTCAAACTcgacaaaaaaattactattCTAGTTACAGCCTCTTTTTATCTTTCAGGAGATACTAGATTAATGCATTTTTTTGCAACGTATTTTGAGTTACAACTATCCCTAACATTGGTGGCTAATGGATATTCTAAAGAAATCTGATTAACAGGGAAATGAGCCTATTACAATCAAAGAATTGtgttatttcaatattaagATATCTACTTGGCGTATTTTTGTTAGCTcctatttttaaaagtaaatGAAACTCGTCTTTCTGGCAAGTATTATCTCTAATTTTTGAGATGGAACCATTTGATCCCTGGTTTAGCACTTTTACTTTCTTAAAGAGGGAAATTAAATATGCAATAACATTTCTTAAGCATGATTTATTAAgctgatgatgataaaataCATACTTTAGAATTTTCCAAGTAGTTTTTGAACAGATGAGCACtcataatttatttgataacTTTTCCACTTTGAATATTACGAGCGAAGTTCTTTAGAAACTAAACAGAGGTATACTTATGCAATAGGATCAATAATAGTATCAGTTAGAAACTAATCTtaaaattgtattattaagGAGATACTTTCAACAAAATGTttcataaaataataaattcttgatTTTTGATGTTTTAGTTTATTATAGTGCATTAATTCTGCATTCTTTTTATTCGAAAATGATGCTACTAAAGATAAGAGGTTTTTATACTATAAAAAAGCAACACGTCCTGTTTTAGGAATAATAGAAGAGTATAAGATACAAGCAATATAGCTAATAAAATCCCGACGAGGTAATTCATGTAACGTAACTTTAACTAATGGAGTAATATGAGTGTCATTagattaaataatagaCTAATACGTGTACCATAATATTTACTATTAAAGTAATTGATAAGTAAATATTCTATGATTCATTATGATATTATGTGCTTCATAATATACTAATCAgataaacaatttaaaatatttgtatttaataCTGACCATGAATTAACTCTTCACGTCCCAAAATAAAACGTATAATTATCCTACATTAATTCGATCCATAAGtttgtattttttaaatttagttttatatattttattcctACTCGGAAGGGTAGGAGGTTTCTATAATATAACTTTACTATTAACAACAGAATTATTCACTAAATAATGTCAGATTCTTATATTAATACGACTTGTAAGGACGATAAGAAATAAACTAAACAAAAAATCTCCGCAACTATTTGCTCTACATAAAACACACAAGACGATAAATCATCatattcaaaatgaaaACCTCTAACAAAAAGTTAAAATCCGGATTTTATTACTAGGAAGTGTGCTAACGAGCACCTTGTTACGTTATATCGTTTATTCACttccaatatttaaattttgctCACGCAGAACACTGGATATACATtcttataatttattaatctgGGATCTTGGacttttattatcataGAATCTTGGTACTgactttatttttcttaagGAAAGCTTACCAAAAACTAAGGAAGCATCTATTAACACTAGAATTTCATTATAGGCTTTACGTGTCGGAGTTCCCGCAGTGGGAGTTCCGCCATCTGCTTCCGCCGTTCATCTCCGCCTCCGCTACCGCAAGATCTTATTAACATACATAATATaacaaatgataataataattcaagcTCGAGGTTTACCTGGCGGAGAATAGCTAGTATAGGATATACAAATCGTACACTACTTAGactattaatttattaattggcAATGATATATAAACGACAAGAATCTTGACAAATAAATGCTGCCTGTTACTCCTTTCCTCTTCTTAGTCTTGTTCGCACATCAGTATCAAACAATACAATTCATATTCTTAACAATTCAATCACATTCAAACAAGCTTACACAATGGCCtgtaataattcatcaatgtatacaaattcaaatgtcATTCAACATTTTAAAACGGTAGCTAAGGAAATCAAAGAAGATGCTAAAATGACAGTTgctaatgaaattaatgaaacatCCAAAACCACAGTTGCCAGAGAAATTACTGAAGATTCCAAAACAACAGTAgctaatgaaattaaagaacAAACTAATACTACAGTAGCAACTGAAATTAGTGGGAGACCAAATGCTACTTTTTCTAAGCTATCATCTCATAATCAAACAAAAACTGTAGCTGAAGAAATTAGTGGCATATCAAacttaaatattaaagttaaaaGTCAAAATAAAACCTTAACACCAAAAAAAGCTGATACAAGATTCCAGCCAAagaaattctttttcaatttgagaaatattatgtaatattttcatcttcatttgaatattcCGCAATATTTATAGcgttttatatttaataatcaCGATACTGctctttatatattcagtttaatacatttaatatttaagcattgttaaaatatatgattgttgaaaataaatgttaataaatataacagGTCTTTATGCGTAAACAAGTAATAAATACTAGTTTAGGAATAATAGAAGAGTATTAtgtacaaataataatactaataaaatctCAATTAGGTAATTCATGTGTCATAAGATTAACTATTACAGTAAATGATGtttcataatatt contains the following coding sequences:
- the TBLA0G03710 gene encoding uncharacterized protein; this translates as MACNNSSMYTNSNVIQHFKTVAKEIKEDAKMTVANEINETSKTTVAREITEDSKTTVANEIKEQTNTTVATEISGRPNATFSKLSSHNQTKTVAEEISGISNLNIKVKSQNKTLTPKKADTRFQPKKFFFNLRNIM